One genomic segment of Rhinopithecus roxellana isolate Shanxi Qingling chromosome 6, ASM756505v1, whole genome shotgun sequence includes these proteins:
- the FAM200A gene encoding protein FAM200A: MTPESRDTTDLSPRGTQEMEGIVIVKVEEEDEEDHFQKQRNKVESSPQVLSRSTTMNERALLSSYLVAYRVAKEKMAHTAAEKIILPACMDMVRTIFDDKSADKLRTIPLSDNTISRRICTIAKHLEAMLITRLQSGIDFAVQLDESTDIASCPTLLVYVRYVWQDDFVEDLLCCLNLNSHITGLDLFTELENCIVGQYKLNWKHCKGISSDGAANMTGKHSRLTEKLLEATHNNALWNHCFIHREALVSKEISPSLMDVLKKAVKIVNFIKGSSLNSRLLEIFCSEIGVNHTHLLFHTEVRWLSQGKVLSRVYELRNEIYIFLIEKQSHLANIFENDIWVTKLAYLSDIFGILNELNLKIQGKNNDIFQYLEHILGFQKTLLFWQARLKSNRPSYYMFPTLLQHIEENIINEDCLKEIKLEILLHLTSLSQTFNYYFPEEKFESLKENIWMKDPFAFQNPASIVELNLEPEEKNELLQLSSSFTLKNYYKTLSLSAFWIKIKDEFPLLSRKSISVLLPFTTTYLCELGFSILTRLKTKKRNRLNSAPDMRVALSSCVPDWKELMNRQAHPSH, translated from the coding sequence ATGACTCCTGAATCAAGGGATACTACAGATTTGTCTCCACGGGGTACCCAGGAGATGGAAGGCATCGTGATAGtgaaggtggaggaggaagatgaagaagaccattttcaaaagcaaagaaacaaagtaGAGTCATCGCCACAAGTTCTCAGTCGCTCTACAACTATGAATGAGAGAGCCTTATTATCATCATATTTAGTTGCATATAGAGTGGCAAAAGAGAAAATGGCTCACACAGCGGCTGAAAAAATTATCCTTCCAGCATGTATGGACATGGTACGGACAATTTTTGATGACAAATCAGCTGATAAACTAAGAACTATACCTCTTAGTGATAATACAATATCTCGTCGAATCTGTACGATTGCAAAACATTTGGAAGCAATGCTTATTACACGGCTGCAGTCTGGTATAGACTTTGCAGTCCAACTTGATGAGAGCACTGATATTGCAAGTTGTCCCACACTCTTGGTCTATGTCAGATATGTGTGGCAAGATGATTTCGTAGAGGATCTCTTAtgttgtttaaatttaaattcacatATAACTGGATTAGATTTATTTACTGAATTAGAAAACTGCATTGTTGGTCAGTATAAATTAAACTGGAAACATTGTAAAGGAATTTCAAGTGATGGAGCAGCCAATATGACCGGAAAACACAGCAGACTTACTGAAAAATTGTTAGAAGCAACCCACAACAATGCtctttggaatcactgttttattCATCGAGAAGCTTTGGTATCCAAAGAAATTTCACCAAGTCTAATGGATGTATTGAAAAAGGCAGtgaaaattgttaattttattaaaggaAGCTCACTGAATAGCCGACTTCTCGAAATATTTTGTTCAGAGATTGGAGTTAACCATACCCACTTATTGTTTCATACAGAAGTTCGTTGGCTTTCTCAAGGAAAGGTATTGAGCAGAGTATATGAACTCAGGAATgagatttacatttttctcattgaaaAGCAATctcatttggcaaatatttttgaaaacgaCATTTGGGTAACCAAATTGGCATATTTAAGTGATATTTTTGGCATTCTTAATGAATTAAACCTGAAAATACAGGGGAAAAACAATGATATATTTCAGTATCTTGAACATATTCTAGGATTCCAAAAGACATTATTATTTTGGCAAGCAAGACTTAAAAGTAACCGCCCTAGCTACTATATGTTTCCAACATTATTGCAACACATCGAAGAGAACATTATTAACGAAGACtgcttaaaagaaataaaattagagatattGTTGCATCTCACTTCTTTGTCTCAAACTTTTAATTATTACTTTCCAGAAGAGAAATTTGAatcattaaaggaaaatatttggatGAAAGATCCATTTGCTTTTCAAAACCCAGCATCAATAGTTGAGTTAAACTTGGAGcctgaagaaaagaatgaattgcTGCAGCTCAGTTCATCATTCACACTAAAGAATTATTATAAGACATTAAGTTTATCAGCATTTTGGATTAAGATTAAAGATGAATTTCCACTGCTAAGTAGGAAGAGTATATCGGTGTTACTACCATTCACAACTACTTATTTGTGTGAACTAGGATTTTCAATCTTGACAcgattaaaaacaaagaagagaaataggCTCAACAGTGCACCGGACATGCGGGTAGCATTATCTTCATGTGTTCCTGACTGGAAGGAACTTATGAACAGACAAGCACACCCATCACATTAA